A single window of Plectropomus leopardus isolate mb chromosome 12, YSFRI_Pleo_2.0, whole genome shotgun sequence DNA harbors:
- the and2 gene encoding actinodin2 gives MKPAVDEMFPEGAGPYVDLDEAGGSTGLLMDLAANEKAVHSDFFNGPLLVGRTAAQEPIPERLPACRSRRGFRQLRQQQRSKPPRPPQEARSREPLDPEVITGGQSCSTFAEFLGAVPVEQHKEEEVSDDVKAEAMENLKTLVRNRRNVPVLAVPQFKRLPDFWGWYKYFMDSHNQEGVEDLDRLYMAYLQNKHRSEEGPTFNHYLKHLSEIYKACADSDDPECISESTSKPKAAVVMPAPIKSAAVRLCNPYLDPYCLYPLVPKAAAPEPEPEPAPAPAKVPAPILTPMLPMPMKSPSGFYYYAPVLEPFLSAAQRSELLRICNPEDVECLQYHLRAAYGYRPAVGPAPSYAALKCDPKDPYCMPPLVHKAPTGFYHLLYPTCDPAVDPLCVTNVAAPLAAEEAPKEQQCNPLFDAGCNPLTATKLSGLTKPVLEYPLKDQPAPPAAPLTCDPRYDPFCILAAAAALRRPAPQIPEHQVRYKLGVRGKTKEGYDCYVHYDKDCTPVKSAAKADIKAPAKPFCHPYDPNCGKFASPSNLQAQGPNKDGIILPNPDCDPEYDYNCRLRRAEPATVADEPAAAEKEAADEPAKEATALRFEDFLRGVISQHK, from the exons GACCCCTATTGGTTGGACGGACGGCGGCACAGGAGCCAATCCCGGAGCGCCTGCCAGCATGCCGGAGCC GTAGAGGGTTTAGACAGCTCAGACAACAACAGCGCAGCAAGCCGCCCCGCCCCCCTCAAGAAGCTCGATCCAGAGAGCCGCTGGATCCAGAGGTGATCACAGGAGGTCAGAGCTGCAGCACCTTTGCAG agTTTCTGGGGGCCGTTCCAGTGGAGCAGCACAAGGAGGAGGAAG TGTCTGATGATGTGAAGGCCGAGGCTATGGAGAACCTGAAGACGCTGGTTCGCAACAGAAGGAACGTCCCCGTCCTCGCTGTGCCCCAGTTCAAACGTCTGCCGGACTTCTGGGGATGGTACAAGTACTTCATGGACAGCCACAACCAGGAGGGA GTTGAGGATCTGGATCGTCTCTACATGGCCTACCTGCAGAACAAGCACAGGTCAGAGGAGGGCCCGACCTTCAACCACTACCTCAAGCACCTCAGTGAAATCTACAAGGCTTGTGCCGACTCTGATGATCCAGAGTGCATCTCTGAGTCCACCAGCAAACCAAAGGCTGCCGTGGTGATGCCCGCCCCCATCaagtctgctgctgtcagactgtgCAACCCTTACCTCGACCCCTACTGCCTCTACCCCCTCGTCCCCAAAGCCGCCGCCCCTGAGCCTGAGCCTGAGCCAGCTCCAGCTCCTGCCAAGGTGCCGGCCCCCATCCTCACCCCCATGCTGCCCATGCCCATGAAGAGCCCATCTGGCTTCTACTACTACGCCCCCGTCCTGGAGCCCTTCCTCAGTGCTGCACAGAGGTCCGAACTGCTGAGAATCTGCAACCCTGAGGATGTGGAGTGTCTGCAGTATCACCTGAGGGCAGCTTACGGTTACCGACCAGCCGTCGGGCCAGCCCCATCCTATGCCGCCCTCAAATGTGATCCTAAGGACCCCTACTGCATGCCACCACTGGTCCACAAAGCCCCTACTGGTTTCTATCACCTGCTGTACCCCACCTGTGACCCAGCAGTTGACCCTCTGTGTGTCACCAATGTTGCTGCCCCCCTCGCTGCAGAGGAGGCCCCCAAAGAGCAACAGTGCAACCCTCTCTTTGACGCCGGCTGCAACCCCCTGACCGCCACCAAGCTGTCCGGCCTCACCAAACCTGTGCTGGAGTACCCCCTCAAGGACCAGCCCGCTCCTCCCGCCGCTCCTCTGACCTGCGACCCTCGCTACGACCCATTCTGCATACTGGCAGCTGCCGCTGCCCTTCGCAGGCCCGCCCCGCAGATCCCCGAGCACCAG GTCCGCTACAAGCTTGGCGTCCGTGGCAAGACCAAGGAAGGCTACGACTGCTATGTGCACTATGACAAAGACTGCACCCCGGTGAAGTCTGCGGCCAAGGCCGACATCAAGGCTCCAGCCAAACCTTTCTGCCACCCGTACGACCCCAACTGCGGCAAGTTTGCTTCACCCTCCAACCtccaggcccaggggcccaacaAGGATGGCATTATCCTGCCCAACCCCGACTGTGACCCTGAGTACGACTACAACTGCCGCCTGCGTCGCGCAGAGCCCGCCACTGTTGCCGATGAGCCCGCCGCTGCTGAGAAGGAGGCTGCTGATGAGCCCGCCAAAGAGGCCACTGCCCTACGCTTTGAGGACTTCCTCAGGGGTGTCATAAGCCAGCACAAGtag